TATCACATGCAAAGCATCGTGGATTTATCTTTCAAGGTTCTGAAATTTACGGAGGACTAGCGAACACATGGGATTATGGTCCACTTGGTGTTGAGCTAAAGAATAACTTAAAGCGTGCATGGTGGCAAAAATTCATCCAAGAAAATCCGATGAACGTTGGATTGGATGCAGCTATTTTAATGAATCCAAAAACATGGGAAGCATCTGGTCACCTGGGCAACTTTAATGACCCAATGATCGACTGTAAAGACTGTAAATCTCGTCACCGTGCTGACAAATTAATTGAAAACAAACTAGAAGCTGAAGGCAACGAGATGATTGTCGATGGCCTTCCATTTGATGAAATGAGAAAGCTAATCGACGAGCATGATATCGCTTGTCCAACATGTGGAGCGCAAAACTTCACAGGTATCCGTCAGTTCAACCTGATGTTCAAAACGCATCAAGGTGTAACCGAGGATTCAACCGATGAAATTTTCCTACGTCCAGAAACAGCACAAGGGATTTTTGTAAACTTCAAAAACGTACAGCGTTCCATGCGTAAGAAACTTCCATTTGGTATCGGCCAAATCGGAAAAAGCTTCCGTAACGAGATCACGCCAGGTAACTTCATCTTCCGTACACGTGAATTCGAACAAATGGAAATGGAATTCTTCTGTAAGCCTGGTGAAGAGCTTGAATGGTATGAATACTGGAAGAATTTCTGCCACAGCTGGTTAACCTCTCTAGGCATCACGGAGGAAAACCTTCGCTTACGCGAGCATGAGTCTGATGAGTTGTCTCACTACAGTAACGCGACAACAGACATCGAATATAAATTCCCAATGGGATGGGGCGAGCTGTGGGGCATTGCGTCTCGTACGAACTTTGACCTTACCCAGCATGCGGAACATTCTGGCGAGGACTTCCAATATATCGATCAAGAAAACAACGACCGCTATATTCCATATGTCATCGAGCCTGCTCTAGGTGCAGACCGCCTGGCGCTATCGTTCCTAGCTGATGCTTATCAGGAAGAAGAGCTTGAAGATGGGTCTTCTCGTACTGTTATGAAGTTCCACCCTGCTGTCGCACCATACAAAGCAGCCGTGTTCCCACTTTCCAAGAAGCTTGGCGAGCAAGCGAAAGAAGTATTTGCTGACTTAAGCAAGCATTTCATGGTCGATTATGACGATGCTGGCTCTATCGGTAAACGCTACCGCCGCCACGACGAAATCGGAACACCATTCTGCATTACGTATGACTTCGACTCAGAGGAAGACGGTCAAGTAACCGTACGGGACCGTGACACAATGGAGCAGAAACGTATGAACATCTCTGAATTGCGCAGCTTTTTAGAGGGGAAAATAGATTATTAATGGTGTGAAGGATGCCCAATCTTAGGATTGGGCATTTTTTGTGCTGTGATGCGCGGATGCAGGGGTGCGGTGCGGGTGGGCGGGGTTCGGAGCATTTTTTGGGATTTGCGAGCAGAATTTTGATTTTCGGAGCAACTTTTTCGATTTCCGAGCAAAATTGCAGATTTCGGATCATATTTTCAAATTTGCGAGCAACCCCCATTCCCCGAGCCCCTCAATCTCCGCAGCAGCCCCATGCACCCCACCAAAGCACACTAAAAAAACCCCCGCTCAACTGAGCAGGGGCCTCTCTTATTCTTGTTCATTTTCTGCAACACGGTCTAGCGCCATCACATAAGCATCATTTCCATAATTCAAGCAACGCTTCACACGGGAGATGGTTGCCGTAGATGCTCCTGTGTCTTCCTCAATTTTATGGTACGTATGGCCATCACGGAGCATGCGCGCAACTTCTAAGCGCTGGGCCAACGATTGCACTTCGTTCATAGTTGCTAGGTCATCGAAAAATTCATAGCATTCTTCGACTGTTTCTAAAGATAGAATGGCTTTAAATAGTTGGTCTAGTTCCTTTCCGCGTAACTTATCAATTTGCATCTTGGACACTCCTTTTGTCTATTGCGCACTCATGTTTACGGATTGTTGGATCCCAGGACGTTCTGGAACAATGTTCACCCACGTTTTCCCTGGAACAAATCCTAGCTTCTTACCATCCTTGTATGGCAGAATTCGTCCGTTTACATTTTTCCATTGAACTTCTTGCATTTTCCCTCTTTGTAGTAAATACCCGCTACCCCCGGAGTCTAAATCTACTGCTCGGCGGCCGACGTTATCAATAATTTCGTGACCTGTTTCGACGATAAATACATTATCAACCGTCATCGGTTCTTCCGTTTCTCTGTCGATGGTTTTATCCCCGTCACTGTATCTCACGTATTTTTTAGAAGTTTTGTCATACTTATAGGTAACTGTCTCTTGTGGTGTAGTAGAGTATGTGATTTTCACATCTGTTGCTGTCTCTCCACTTAAGCCTTCCACCTCTTGGTCACTTAGAAAAGGAAGGGGCTTATGATTTTTCTCGACTTCCATCCCTTTGGCTTCGGCTGTCTTATATACTCCATCCATTTGGAGATAGGAGTTATGTGGAGGATTTCGGAAACTTTCTCGTTTAAAAAGCGTTCCATTATCGTCATAATACATCCCATTTAAATGGTCAATCCAACCTTGCTTAAGTTGATTCTCAATATATGTAGCCGCTCCATGATAAAGGTAAAGTGCGTTGTAGCCTTTAGCAATATTAATATAGTATTCCCTAGCACTTCGCACAGGACCTACTACATCCGGCATGTCACTATGGAAAAAAGCTACGAATCGAGTGATTTGGCCTTCAGCTAACACTTCATAGACCATATCTGCCTTCGTTAACCCCGTTTGTGGTTGGGCAAAAGAGTGATTGTTCACCATTACCGCCACAATCCGGTCATCTACATCTTCATTTGTAGGCTCGCCTGTTAGCGGGTACATATTTTGATATACTGGCTCTTGTTTTTGCTTTTCTTCTTTCGTATTTCCCCCATCCTCTTCCTTTTGCACGTTAGTCTCATCTCGGTCGATTGTTTCTACATTTTGTGCTTCTCTAGAAGAATTATCTGCGCATGCAGCTAATATAAGTGGAAAAGCTAGAAGAAATAGTAAGATTAGACGTTTATACATCATACCTACACCCTTCTTTTCACAACTATTTCTTTAACCTATTTCATATTTTAACGCATTATTGCAGGAAAGAGTACCTCTTTCTTTTTCACATCCATAATTCCTTTTGGTGTAATTCGGATAAATGGTAAGTGGGTAGAAGATAGAAACAACAACGTATAAACTGGATCATCAAAAGGAAATCCATGTTCTGATAGCAACTTTTTCAGTTCTTTTTCCTTTTCTATCAGTTGACCCATTGGTTTTTCAGACATCATACCTGCAATATGCAATGGAAGCTCAAAAATGATCTCGCCATCATGTGCGAGTACAATCCCTCCTCCTAGTTCCTTCATCCGCTGAAAGGCAAGTTTCATATCTTGCTTACGTTTCCCAATTAAAACGAGGTCCCCCGTATTAGAATAGGAGCTCACCAACGCTCCTAAGGATGTTGTGAATCCTTTCAACATTGAATTGACTTTCCATTTGCCGTCCCGATCGACTAGCATTAAGAACGCTTCATCCTCTGTGCTTACCTCATTAGATGCCAGTTCAACTTGAACAGGATATGGTTTTAAAATGACGTCATTCACCATTTCAAGCCCAAGTGGTAATGAAAATTGAAAGTCCTTATCGTCCATTTCCCAATCCAATTCTAACGGACCCATTTCGTGTTGGCTCCAATCAAATGTGTCAGCCTCATCTATTGATTGTCCGTCCCGCTTCACCCATTTCCCTTTTGCAATAACAGAGTGAGGGGTTGGTTCGTCCTTGGCATTCAGAAAATTAATATGCGCTACACGGCCTGGACCAATGCTACCAATACGGTGTTCCATTCCAAAGTATTTGGCTGCATTAAAGGAAGCCATTCGATATGCTTCTACCTCAGAGATGCCGTTCTCTAATGCAATTTCGATACAACGGTCCATAATTCCTTGTTCATAAAAAGAAGGAGTGCTTCCATCGGTGGTCATCATAATTTGATCATAATGATCAATGCCTAATTCGTTCATTTCCTTAATGATTTGTGGAAGATCCGGTCTGATGGAAGAATAACGCAAGGCAACGTTATATCCTAAGCTAAGCCGATTAAACACTTCTTCCCCTGTCATGGCTTCATGGTCGCCATCAGTTCCAAGCAGTTTCATCTTCGTTAAGGTTTTCACAGAAGCACCCGGAAAATGTCCCTCCACCGGTTTGCGGGCTCGTTTTGTTTCTTGCATCCAGTGTAAAACACGGTCATCATCCTTTAAAACACTTGGCCAAGACGTGAGTTCGCCTCCTTGTAAAACGGCGTCATGCTCAAGCCACGAAAGGACTTGTTCTTCTTTAATAAATGTATCTTCGTCTTGCAAGGCAGATTGAGAATCAAATCGACTCCACCAGTATAGGGACACAGGTAAATCATTTAGGTCTTCCAATAAAGAAAACGCTTTCTTAGTTTCCAATAAAAAAAGCAACACTAGGTTGTCATTAATTAAGGTAGTTGTACCTGTTTGCGATGCATATTGAGCGAATCGATGGGGATTATATAACTGAAATGGATGGACATGAGGTTCGATGTAACCCGGGACCAAATACTGGTCAGAGCAATCCACAAACTCTGTTGTATCGTTCTGTTCAGGAAGTTTGTCTCCAACATACACAATGCGATCCTCATAAATCCAAATATGAGCCTGCATCCATCGTTTCATGTATACGTTCAAATACGTTGCATTAGTTAATACGATTGTTGGCAGCACGTGACCGTCTACTACAGCGACATGTTCACGTAGCTGTCGGTTGCGCCATCTATAACGGTGTTCGTTCATCGTGTAGTCCTCCATTGCTTTTTTTCTAGTTTAACACATCAGCGCAGTTTGCTGCATTAACGTTTTGAAGGGAATGTGAAAAAATGGTACGTCAAAATATCGGCATCATCAATGCCATGATTCGAATTACGGTAGGCTTAACGATGCTTTGCTACAGCACAGCTAAAATGGTGCGGAGACCGTGGCGCCAAGGTCACTGGTTCATGATCATGCTTGCCTCCATGAAAGTTGCAGAGGGAATTGTGAGATACTGCCCTCTAACAGCTGTAGGCGAAAGCATGATGAATTCTGAAGACGAGGAAAACGAGGAAGAGCAAGAGAGTTATTTTAATCCCTCTTAGTAGGAGTGGCGGTTAGCTGGGACTCTTACTGCTTAAAACTGACAGATTTGCTGCAAACGGGCGGATATCCACTAACACCACCACACCCTGGTATTAAAACAAA
Above is a window of Pontibacillus yanchengensis DNA encoding:
- a CDS encoding DUF3048 domain-containing protein; this encodes MMYKRLILLFLLAFPLILAACADNSSREAQNVETIDRDETNVQKEEDGGNTKEEKQKQEPVYQNMYPLTGEPTNEDVDDRIVAVMVNNHSFAQPQTGLTKADMVYEVLAEGQITRFVAFFHSDMPDVVGPVRSAREYYINIAKGYNALYLYHGAATYIENQLKQGWIDHLNGMYYDDNGTLFKRESFRNPPHNSYLQMDGVYKTAEAKGMEVEKNHKPLPFLSDQEVEGLSGETATDVKITYSTTPQETVTYKYDKTSKKYVRYSDGDKTIDRETEEPMTVDNVFIVETGHEIIDNVGRRAVDLDSGGSGYLLQRGKMQEVQWKNVNGRILPYKDGKKLGFVPGKTWVNIVPERPGIQQSVNMSAQ
- a CDS encoding adenine deaminase C-terminal domain-containing protein yields the protein MNEHRYRWRNRQLREHVAVVDGHVLPTIVLTNATYLNVYMKRWMQAHIWIYEDRIVYVGDKLPEQNDTTEFVDCSDQYLVPGYIEPHVHPFQLYNPHRFAQYASQTGTTTLINDNLVLLFLLETKKAFSLLEDLNDLPVSLYWWSRFDSQSALQDEDTFIKEEQVLSWLEHDAVLQGGELTSWPSVLKDDDRVLHWMQETKRARKPVEGHFPGASVKTLTKMKLLGTDGDHEAMTGEEVFNRLSLGYNVALRYSSIRPDLPQIIKEMNELGIDHYDQIMMTTDGSTPSFYEQGIMDRCIEIALENGISEVEAYRMASFNAAKYFGMEHRIGSIGPGRVAHINFLNAKDEPTPHSVIAKGKWVKRDGQSIDEADTFDWSQHEMGPLELDWEMDDKDFQFSLPLGLEMVNDVILKPYPVQVELASNEVSTEDEAFLMLVDRDGKWKVNSMLKGFTTSLGALVSSYSNTGDLVLIGKRKQDMKLAFQRMKELGGGIVLAHDGEIIFELPLHIAGMMSEKPMGQLIEKEKELKKLLSEHGFPFDDPVYTLLFLSSTHLPFIRITPKGIMDVKKKEVLFPAIMR
- a CDS encoding YerC/YecD family TrpR-related protein; this translates as MQIDKLRGKELDQLFKAILSLETVEECYEFFDDLATMNEVQSLAQRLEVARMLRDGHTYHKIEEDTGASTATISRVKRCLNYGNDAYVMALDRVAENEQE
- a CDS encoding glycine--tRNA ligase: MSSSMEQLVSHAKHRGFIFQGSEIYGGLANTWDYGPLGVELKNNLKRAWWQKFIQENPMNVGLDAAILMNPKTWEASGHLGNFNDPMIDCKDCKSRHRADKLIENKLEAEGNEMIVDGLPFDEMRKLIDEHDIACPTCGAQNFTGIRQFNLMFKTHQGVTEDSTDEIFLRPETAQGIFVNFKNVQRSMRKKLPFGIGQIGKSFRNEITPGNFIFRTREFEQMEMEFFCKPGEELEWYEYWKNFCHSWLTSLGITEENLRLREHESDELSHYSNATTDIEYKFPMGWGELWGIASRTNFDLTQHAEHSGEDFQYIDQENNDRYIPYVIEPALGADRLALSFLADAYQEEELEDGSSRTVMKFHPAVAPYKAAVFPLSKKLGEQAKEVFADLSKHFMVDYDDAGSIGKRYRRHDEIGTPFCITYDFDSEEDGQVTVRDRDTMEQKRMNISELRSFLEGKIDY
- a CDS encoding YgaP family membrane protein; translation: MVRQNIGIINAMIRITVGLTMLCYSTAKMVRRPWRQGHWFMIMLASMKVAEGIVRYCPLTAVGESMMNSEDEENEEEQESYFNPS